The genomic window AGTGTAACGGTGGCAGCGCGGAATTGTCAAGCCGCCTGCTGATATTACGTGGTCAAGGCCGCGCTCCGGTACGAACTGAGGATATTCTTCACGTAGGCCTGCGTCTCCGGGTACGGCGGCACGCCACCGTATTTGTCGACGGCACCGGGACCCGCGTTGTAGGCCGCGAGCGCGTAATCGAGGCGGCCGTGATAGCGGTCGATGAGCCCGCGCAAATACTTCGCGCCGCCTTCGACATTTTGTGCGGGATCGAACGGATCGCGAACGCCAAGCCCTCGAGCGGTATCCGGCATCAGTTGCATGAGCCCCATGGCGCCGGCGCTGGAAACGGCGCGCGGCTGAAAGCCGGATTCCTGGCCGATCACCGCGGAAAGCAGGGCGGGGTCGATCTCGTTGCGCTTGGCGGCGTCGGCGATGGTGCTCGCGAACTTGACGGGTCGAACCGGACCCGACGGCGGCGTTGCCGATTGATAGCCTTTGACGAGCTCGCCCATCGCGCGCGTGAACGAACTTTCAAATGCGGCGAGTTGTTTGGACAGATCAGCAATCATGGCATTGAACCTGCGTTCGAGCGCGTCGAGGTCGCCGAAGCCCGGCGCATCCGTTGGACCACTTTCTTGTGCGGCATCGGCGCCGTCTGAGCCGTTCGTGTCGTACAATTTCGGAACGTAGGTGATGATGCTTGTGATGGCAGATGGATCGATGCTCATCTCATTCTCCCGTTTTTCAGCGCCGCTGGGCCGTATCACACGGCAAAGGCCTGAAGTCCAGCAACGGCCGCGTGCAATCCGGCCACGACGTCCGGCTCACCGGTGTTGCCGTCGCCGTCGAAGATCAGCGCCTCAAGCAACGGGCGCGCGTCCAGCGCGGCGTCGAGCAAAGCGTCGCCGCCCCGCCGATACGCGCCGATGGCCAAGAGATCTTGAGCTCGCTCGAGTGCGTCAAGAGCGCGCCGGGCGAGGGCGGCATCGCCGCGATGCTCTTGTGTGATGAGGACCGGCGCGAGCCGGCTGAGGCTTCGCAGCACGTCGACGGCGGGGTACCGGCCGGCATCGGCTAGGCCGCGGTCGAGCACGATGTGGCCGTCGAGCATGCCGCGCACAGCATCGCTGACCGGTTCTCGCAGATCGTCGCCATCGACGAGCACGGCGTACAGCCCGGTGATGCTGCCGGTTCGGCGCGCACCTGCTCGCTCCACGACGGACGCCAAGTTCGCCGTGACCGAGGGCGGGTAGCCGCGATGCGTTGCCGATTCGCCGCCGGCGAGCGCGAGTTCGCGCCACGCATGCGCCGCGCGTGTGATCGAGTCGACGACCAGCAGCACGTCGAGCCCGCGCGCACAAAGCCATTCAGCCTGAGAGGTCGCGGTGTGCAGCGCGGCGACTCGCTCGAGCGCCGGCGCGCCGGCCGGTGCGCAGACGACGGTTGTCGATGCCCATGCCGTGCTCTCGCGAAGTGCATCGATAGTCTCGCGCGCTTCGCGCCCGCGTTCACCCACGAGCGCTAGGACGCGTGCATGCA from Candidatus Eremiobacteraceae bacterium includes these protein-coding regions:
- a CDS encoding EscN/YscN/HrcN family type III secretion system ATPase gives rise to the protein MIFPMDESGIDGWQRHGVVIGAALGSVAVRMPGCTPGSLVAVQARSGAALIHVRAVDGGVAQCAPLDGRAEFSPGDRASSIGARIGAFVGDALLGESVDGWGRADSARAARAHAIRAERNPPPPADRGVIRRPMRTGVAAIDAFATIGFGQRIALFSGAGVGKSTIVRRIVRSAPVHARVLALVGERGREARETIDALRESTAWASTTVVCAPAGAPALERVAALHTATSQAEWLCARGLDVLLVVDSITRAAHAWRELALAGGESATHRGYPPSVTANLASVVERAGARRTGSITGLYAVLVDGDDLREPVSDAVRGMLDGHIVLDRGLADAGRYPAVDVLRSLSRLAPVLITQEHRGDAALARRALDALERAQDLLAIGAYRRGGDALLDAALDARPLLEALIFDGDGNTGEPDVVAGLHAAVAGLQAFAV
- a CDS encoding lytic transglycosylase domain-containing protein, translated to MSIDPSAITSIITYVPKLYDTNGSDGADAAQESGPTDAPGFGDLDALERRFNAMIADLSKQLAAFESSFTRAMGELVKGYQSATPPSGPVRPVKFASTIADAAKRNEIDPALLSAVIGQESGFQPRAVSSAGAMGLMQLMPDTARGLGVRDPFDPAQNVEGGAKYLRGLIDRYHGRLDYALAAYNAGPGAVDKYGGVPPYPETQAYVKNILSSYRSAALTT